A window of Xylophilus sp. GW821-FHT01B05 contains these coding sequences:
- a CDS encoding chromate transporter has protein sequence MMGGTLSAGDWLGLFVQFMALSMVSVSGAISTVPDMHRYLVGKHAWLTDPQFNASIAIAQAAPGPNVLFVALLGWNVGLNAGGGPAGGLRAYALGAVGVLLTMVGILLPSGLLTYTAARWGQRNRHRRGVRAFKQGMGPIVVGLLVATGWVLVSGGAATSAPWTIWATALVSAVVVWRTRIHLLWVLAAGGLLGALGWI, from the coding sequence ATGATGGGCGGCACGCTCAGCGCGGGCGACTGGCTTGGCCTGTTCGTGCAGTTCATGGCGCTGTCCATGGTGTCGGTGAGCGGCGCCATCAGCACCGTGCCCGACATGCACCGCTACCTGGTCGGCAAGCATGCCTGGCTGACCGACCCGCAGTTCAACGCCTCCATCGCCATCGCCCAGGCCGCGCCCGGGCCCAATGTGCTGTTTGTGGCGCTGCTGGGCTGGAACGTGGGCCTGAACGCCGGTGGCGGCCCAGCCGGCGGGCTGCGCGCCTATGCATTGGGCGCCGTGGGCGTGCTGCTGACCATGGTCGGCATCCTGCTGCCCAGCGGCCTTCTCACCTATACCGCCGCCCGCTGGGGCCAGCGCAACCGCCACCGCCGCGGCGTACGCGCCTTCAAGCAGGGCATGGGGCCGATCGTGGTCGGCCTGCTGGTGGCCACCGGCTGGGTGCTGGTGAGCGGCGGCGCGGCCACCAGCGCGCCCTGGACCATCTGGGCCACCGCGCTGGTGTCTGCCGTGGTGGTGTGGCGCACGCGCATCCACCTGCTGTGGGTGCTGGCGGCCGGCGGGCTGCTGGGGGCGCTGGGATGGATCTAA
- a CDS encoding RraA family protein: MSDTPGFRIHPRPATAISDALLERYRGFPVANVSDAMSRTTGTSQLKPYHRRSGVLVGRALTVRTRPGDNLMVHKAIDIAGPGDVIVVDAGGVGPNAIIGEIMLALTIARGAAGFVIDGLIRDSDTIGQHTLPVYARGVAHRGPYKDGPGELHVPVCIDGMVVQPGDLVLGDGDGLLVVTPAEAEDIANRVEAVQRSEAAVLQSIAEGRADRSWVDRVLREKGVL; the protein is encoded by the coding sequence ATGAGCGATACACCCGGCTTTCGCATCCACCCGCGGCCAGCAACTGCCATCAGCGACGCCTTGCTGGAGCGCTACCGTGGCTTTCCGGTGGCCAACGTGAGCGACGCCATGAGCCGCACCACCGGCACCAGCCAGTTGAAGCCCTACCACCGCCGCTCTGGCGTGCTGGTGGGGCGCGCGCTCACGGTGCGCACGCGCCCGGGCGACAACCTGATGGTGCACAAGGCCATCGACATTGCCGGGCCGGGCGACGTCATCGTGGTCGATGCCGGCGGCGTCGGCCCCAACGCCATCATTGGCGAGATCATGCTGGCGCTGACCATTGCGCGCGGCGCGGCGGGCTTTGTCATCGACGGGCTGATCCGCGACAGCGACACCATTGGCCAGCACACGCTGCCGGTCTATGCGCGCGGCGTGGCGCACCGCGGCCCGTACAAGGACGGCCCGGGCGAGCTGCACGTGCCGGTCTGCATAGACGGCATGGTGGTGCAGCCCGGCGACCTGGTGCTGGGCGACGGCGACGGCCTGCTGGTGGTGACGCCGGCCGAGGCCGAAGACATCGCCAACCGCGTGGAAGCGGTGCAGCGCAGCGAGGCTGCCGTGCTGCAGTCCATCGCCGAAGGGCGGGCTGACCGCAGTTGGGTGGACCGCGTGCTGCGCGAGAAGGGCGTGCTGTGA
- a CDS encoding TlpA disulfide reductase family protein → MRRAIVAAAVGLLLAAPVWANDLVVGKPAPPVSMTTLDGQHLSTADLLGKVVLVTFWATWCAPCREELPLLSAYASEHAAQGLQVLSINLDTPDRLNQVRALAQQFSFPVGMQSSASAPGYGRIWRLPVSFIIDRQGRLVDNGWDDPDPVLTREKLDGSVGRLLGKGP, encoded by the coding sequence ATGCGCCGCGCGATAGTGGCGGCGGCGGTCGGCCTGCTGCTGGCCGCGCCGGTCTGGGCCAACGATCTGGTGGTGGGCAAGCCGGCGCCGCCGGTGAGCATGACCACGCTCGACGGCCAGCACCTGAGCACGGCTGACCTGCTGGGCAAGGTGGTGCTGGTGACCTTCTGGGCGACCTGGTGCGCGCCGTGCCGGGAAGAGCTGCCGCTGCTGTCGGCCTACGCCAGCGAGCATGCGGCGCAAGGCCTGCAGGTGCTGTCGATCAATCTGGATACGCCAGACCGGCTGAACCAGGTGAGGGCGCTGGCGCAGCAGTTCAGTTTCCCCGTAGGCATGCAGAGCAGCGCCAGCGCGCCGGGCTACGGGCGCATCTGGCGCCTGCCGGTGAGCTTCATCATCGACCGCCAGGGGCGGCTGGTGGACAACGGCTGGGACGACCCGGACCCGGTGCTGACGCGGGAGAAGCTGGATGGCAGCGTGGGGCGTTTGCTGGGGAAGGGGCCGTAG
- a CDS encoding alpha-hydroxy acid oxidase, translating to MAPAQALARSPALPLPRNCRNVLSLDDFERLARRHLPRPIHAYISGAVEDNASLADNRRAFAELAFRPRVLAGVAQRRLDFELFGQRYSAPFGVAPMGIAALSAYRGDIVLAQAAQQAGVPAILSGSSLIRLEDVMAAAPQTWFQAYLPGDLAQITGLLDRAAAAGVQTLVITVDTPVAANRENNVRAGFSTPLRPSLGLAWQGATHPRWLLGTFLKTLLRHGMPHFENGYATRGAPILSPNVLRDFSDRAHLDWSHLAAIRRHWRGKLVVKGILAEEDAVLARRHGADGIIVSNHGGRQLDGAVAPLRVLPAIVRAVPGLPVMLDSGVRRGTDVVKALALGARCVFVGRPFNYAAAVASTAGVAHAIALLRAEVSRDMAMLGITRLADIGPACLRAGPGWEPLSTTTLAETHP from the coding sequence ATGGCTCCAGCCCAAGCCCTCGCCAGATCGCCTGCATTGCCGCTGCCGCGCAATTGCCGCAATGTTCTGTCGCTGGACGACTTCGAGCGCCTGGCGCGCCGGCACCTGCCGCGCCCCATCCATGCCTATATCAGTGGCGCGGTAGAAGACAACGCCTCGCTGGCAGACAACCGCCGCGCCTTTGCCGAACTGGCGTTCCGCCCGCGCGTGCTGGCCGGCGTGGCGCAGCGGCGGCTGGATTTCGAACTGTTCGGGCAGCGGTACAGCGCGCCCTTTGGCGTGGCGCCCATGGGCATTGCCGCGCTATCGGCCTACCGTGGCGACATCGTGCTGGCGCAGGCGGCGCAGCAGGCGGGGGTGCCGGCGATCCTGAGCGGCTCATCATTGATCCGGCTCGAAGACGTGATGGCGGCCGCGCCGCAGACCTGGTTCCAGGCCTATCTGCCGGGTGACCTGGCACAGATCACCGGGCTGCTGGACCGTGCCGCAGCCGCGGGCGTGCAGACACTGGTGATCACGGTCGACACGCCGGTCGCGGCCAACCGCGAGAACAACGTGCGCGCCGGCTTCTCGACACCGCTGCGCCCCAGCCTGGGCCTGGCCTGGCAGGGCGCCACGCACCCGCGCTGGCTGCTTGGCACCTTTTTGAAAACCCTGCTGCGGCACGGCATGCCGCATTTCGAGAACGGCTACGCCACGCGCGGCGCGCCCATCCTGTCGCCCAACGTGCTGCGTGATTTCTCTGACCGCGCGCACCTCGACTGGTCGCACCTTGCCGCCATCCGCCGCCACTGGCGCGGCAAGCTGGTCGTCAAGGGCATCCTGGCCGAGGAAGACGCGGTGCTGGCGCGCCGCCACGGCGCGGACGGGATCATCGTCTCCAACCACGGCGGGCGGCAGCTGGATGGCGCCGTGGCGCCGCTGCGGGTGCTGCCGGCCATCGTGCGCGCGGTGCCGGGCCTGCCGGTAATGCTCGACAGCGGCGTGCGGCGCGGCACCGACGTGGTCAAGGCGCTTGCGCTGGGCGCGCGCTGCGTGTTCGTGGGCCGGCCCTTCAACTACGCGGCGGCTGTGGCATCGACCGCCGGCGTGGCCCATGCCATCGCGCTGCTGCGCGCCGAGGTCTCGCGCGACATGGCCATGCTGGGCATCACGCGCCTTGCAGACATCGGCCCCGCCTGTCTGCGGGCAGGGCCGGGCTGGGAGCCTCTTTCCACCACCACTCTTGCAGAGACACATCCATGA
- a CDS encoding chromate transporter has product MPAPPPSPAASAPPAPTSPHPHGLLPGPESLRALFIAFTLLALQGFGGVLVVVQREVVERRRWMSREEFLEEWSVAQIMPGPNVVNMGLILGDRFFGWRGAVVAVLGLITVPMCVVLTLAVFYGHYQGHPAVAGALRGMAAVAAGLIVATGLKLMPALRHHPLGVPLCAALGGSCFCMIALLRWPLVGVLLCVGGLSCVLTWRKLKP; this is encoded by the coding sequence ATGCCCGCGCCGCCGCCCTCTCCCGCCGCTTCGGCGCCACCCGCCCCCACATCGCCGCACCCGCACGGGCTGCTGCCCGGGCCGGAATCCCTGCGTGCGCTGTTCATTGCCTTCACCCTGTTGGCGCTGCAGGGTTTTGGCGGCGTGCTGGTGGTGGTGCAGCGCGAGGTGGTCGAGCGCCGCCGCTGGATGAGCCGCGAGGAATTTTTAGAGGAATGGTCGGTCGCGCAGATCATGCCCGGGCCCAACGTGGTCAACATGGGCCTGATCCTGGGCGACCGTTTCTTTGGCTGGCGCGGCGCCGTCGTGGCGGTGCTGGGGCTGATCACGGTGCCGATGTGCGTGGTGCTGACGCTCGCCGTGTTCTATGGCCACTACCAGGGCCACCCGGCCGTGGCCGGTGCGCTGCGCGGCATGGCGGCGGTGGCGGCAGGGCTGATCGTGGCCACCGGGCTGAAGCTGATGCCGGCACTGCGCCACCACCCATTGGGCGTGCCGCTGTGCGCGGCGCTTGGTGGCAGCTGCTTCTGCATGATCGCGCTGCTGCGCTGGCCGCTGGTCGGGGTGCTGTTGTGCGTGGGCGGGCTGTCCTGCGTGCTGACCTGGCGAAAGCTCAAGCCATGA
- a CDS encoding hydroxyacid dehydrogenase: MNRDNLPAAAARRVLRFDHWLDPAFDRIVTQAPGFSLSICAMEGADEAALAALAQAQVYHISAAKDELPRRWLADAALLARNPGLLAISSGGSGCDTIDIEACTRAGVAVMNQAGGNADSVAEMTLGLMLSVLRRIAESDRLLRTRSDFSREDLMGHELRGRTLGLVGVGEAGRRVAALARAFGMRVLGYDPALDAATMAARGAEAVGFDELLQRAEVVSLHCPRNPQTMGLMGAAAFAAMRPGTVFVSTARGGIHDEAALEAALARGHLAGAGLDVWAQEPPPLDHPLLARHNVVATFHTAGVTHEARRNNAELAATQIVALLTDGQRPARLVNPEVWPRAAERIAAELGLAPVF, from the coding sequence GTGAACCGCGACAACCTGCCGGCGGCCGCAGCCCGGCGCGTGCTGCGCTTCGACCATTGGCTGGACCCGGCCTTCGACCGCATCGTGACGCAGGCGCCCGGCTTCAGCCTGAGCATCTGCGCCATGGAAGGCGCCGACGAGGCCGCGCTGGCCGCGTTGGCCCAGGCCCAGGTCTATCACATCAGCGCCGCCAAGGACGAGCTGCCGCGCCGCTGGCTCGCCGATGCCGCGCTGCTGGCACGCAACCCTGGGCTGCTGGCGATTTCTTCGGGTGGCTCGGGCTGCGACACCATCGACATCGAGGCCTGCACGCGGGCCGGCGTGGCGGTGATGAACCAGGCCGGCGGCAACGCCGACTCGGTGGCCGAGATGACCCTGGGCCTGATGCTGTCGGTGCTGCGCCGCATTGCCGAATCCGACCGCCTGCTGCGCACACGGAGCGACTTCAGCCGTGAAGACCTGATGGGCCACGAGTTGCGCGGCCGCACGCTGGGCCTGGTCGGCGTGGGCGAGGCCGGGCGCCGCGTGGCGGCGCTGGCGCGCGCCTTCGGCATGCGGGTGCTGGGCTACGACCCGGCGCTGGACGCCGCCACCATGGCCGCGCGCGGCGCCGAGGCGGTGGGCTTTGATGAACTGCTGCAGCGCGCCGAAGTGGTGTCGCTGCACTGCCCGCGCAACCCGCAAACCATGGGCCTGATGGGCGCGGCGGCCTTCGCCGCGATGCGGCCGGGCACGGTCTTTGTCAGCACGGCGCGCGGCGGCATCCACGACGAGGCCGCGCTGGAAGCAGCGCTGGCGCGCGGCCACCTGGCCGGTGCCGGGCTGGACGTGTGGGCGCAAGAGCCGCCGCCGCTAGACCACCCGCTGCTGGCGCGCCACAACGTGGTGGCCACCTTCCACACGGCCGGCGTGACGCACGAGGCGCGCCGCAACAACGCCGAGCTGGCCGCGACGCAGATCGTGGCCCTGCTGACCGACGGGCAGCGGCCGGCGCGGCTGGTCAACCCCGAGGTCTGGCCGCGTGCGGCTGAGCGCATTGCGGCGGAGCTGGGTTTGGCGCCCGTTTTCTGA
- a CDS encoding DUF2946 domain-containing protein: MPPLRLIRRLHVWIGVVAILLGALLPLHGTAAIKSGGHWIEVCTMQGMQAVPNPDAPDPADAGRHAGDCLYCAMGLDSPGLPPAPVLATVPTPIGAHALPRLFYQSPHPLFAWITPSPRAPPVHV; the protein is encoded by the coding sequence ATGCCCCCCCTACGCCTGATCCGACGACTCCACGTCTGGATTGGCGTGGTCGCCATCTTGCTGGGGGCGCTGCTGCCCTTGCATGGCACTGCCGCCATCAAATCCGGTGGGCACTGGATCGAGGTCTGCACCATGCAGGGCATGCAGGCGGTGCCCAATCCGGATGCGCCTGACCCGGCTGACGCGGGCCGGCATGCAGGGGATTGCCTGTACTGCGCGATGGGGCTGGACTCACCCGGCCTGCCGCCGGCGCCGGTGCTGGCCACGGTGCCAACACCCATTGGCGCCCACGCCTTGCCGCGGCTGTTCTACCAGTCGCCGCATCCGCTGTTTGCCTGGATCACGCCCAGCCCACGGGCGCCTCCTGTCCACGTCTGA
- a CDS encoding tripartite tricarboxylate transporter substrate binding protein, whose translation MHSNRHSRRRTLARLALACTAIALAAPALAQGDAPYPVRPIEMIVAYAPGGGTDLVARLLARHLEKQLGASVVVVNRPGAGGGIGFAELARAVPDGYTIGFINTPNLLTIPIERKSSFSWRSYDLLGNLVDDPGGFTVHNSSNITSLTALAALAKAQPGAVTVGTTGTGSDDHLAMLLFEKASGTKLSHIPYKGAGEVRAAIAGQQIVVGAINVGEALQYQKGGTPIRLLGQMSAARTTLAPQAPTFKEQGFDIELASLRGLAAPKGLPEGVRKKLVEAVARAAADPQFQQQAEATFAPLRYLAPTAYAAELQRGEAGFRQLWQEMPWQESKP comes from the coding sequence ATGCACAGCAACCGACACTCCCGCCGCCGGACACTCGCGCGCCTGGCCCTTGCCTGCACCGCCATTGCCCTGGCCGCACCTGCGCTGGCGCAGGGCGATGCGCCTTACCCGGTACGGCCGATCGAGATGATCGTGGCCTATGCGCCGGGCGGCGGCACCGACCTGGTCGCCCGCCTGCTGGCGCGCCACCTGGAGAAGCAGCTGGGCGCCAGCGTGGTGGTGGTGAACCGGCCCGGCGCCGGTGGCGGCATCGGCTTTGCCGAGCTGGCGCGCGCCGTGCCTGACGGCTACACCATCGGCTTCATCAACACGCCCAACCTGCTCACCATTCCCATCGAGCGCAAGAGCAGTTTCAGCTGGCGCAGCTACGACCTGCTGGGCAACCTGGTGGACGACCCGGGCGGCTTCACCGTGCACAACAGCAGCAACATCACGTCGCTGACGGCACTGGCCGCGCTGGCCAAGGCGCAGCCAGGCGCGGTGACGGTCGGCACCACCGGCACCGGCTCGGACGACCACCTGGCCATGCTGCTGTTCGAGAAGGCCTCCGGCACCAAGCTTAGCCACATCCCCTACAAGGGCGCGGGCGAGGTGCGTGCCGCCATCGCCGGCCAGCAGATCGTGGTCGGCGCCATCAACGTCGGTGAGGCCTTGCAATACCAGAAGGGCGGCACGCCGATTCGCCTGCTGGGCCAGATGAGCGCGGCGCGCACCACGCTGGCGCCGCAGGCGCCCACCTTCAAGGAGCAGGGCTTTGACATAGAGCTGGCGTCGCTGCGCGGCCTGGCCGCGCCCAAAGGCCTGCCCGAGGGCGTACGCAAGAAGCTGGTGGAGGCCGTCGCGCGTGCGGCCGCCGATCCGCAGTTCCAGCAACAGGCCGAGGCCACCTTCGCGCCGCTGCGCTACCTGGCGCCCACCGCCTACGCGGCCGAACTGCAGCGCGGCGAAGCCGGCTTTCGCCAGCTCTGGCAAGAAATGCCATGGCAAGAAAGCAAACCCTGA
- a CDS encoding LysR family transcriptional regulator, with amino-acid sequence MTLKQLEAFYWAATCLNFSVAAERVHLSVSSLSKRVSELEASLGIALFDRSGRSAALTPQGEQMLPRIRELLRVATDLQRSAGHSQGLQGRCRVGLGELSGLTWLPQLVQKVAELHPDLQLEPHVDIGQVLEQRIEDGELDCVVIAGPSSRSNLASEWVAQAHFEWVASAAFIVQAGTDVPQKLLREQLLVSLPVGAGGTRILDQWLARHRLSIRRRLTCNSWGAVVGMVAEGVGFSFMPQKWAEAMQARGKLQILRRGGEMAPLQYTVQWRRDDSRPLIGEMREIIKSVIDFPAPRCL; translated from the coding sequence ATGACCCTCAAGCAACTCGAAGCGTTCTACTGGGCTGCGACCTGCCTCAACTTCTCGGTGGCGGCCGAGCGCGTGCACCTGTCGGTGTCCTCGCTGTCCAAGCGGGTGTCGGAGCTGGAGGCCTCGCTGGGCATTGCGCTGTTTGATCGCAGCGGGCGCAGCGCGGCGCTGACACCGCAGGGCGAGCAGATGCTGCCGCGCATCCGCGAGTTGCTGCGCGTGGCCACCGATCTGCAGCGCTCGGCCGGCCACAGCCAGGGCCTGCAGGGCCGCTGCCGGGTCGGGCTGGGAGAGTTGAGCGGGCTGACCTGGCTGCCGCAGCTGGTGCAGAAGGTGGCCGAGCTGCATCCCGACCTGCAGTTGGAGCCGCACGTTGACATCGGGCAGGTGCTGGAGCAGCGCATCGAGGACGGCGAGCTCGATTGCGTGGTCATCGCCGGGCCCTCGTCCCGCAGCAACCTGGCATCGGAGTGGGTGGCGCAGGCGCACTTCGAATGGGTGGCCAGCGCCGCGTTCATCGTACAGGCCGGCACCGACGTGCCGCAAAAGCTGCTGCGCGAGCAGTTGCTGGTCTCGCTGCCGGTGGGCGCCGGCGGCACGCGCATTCTTGACCAGTGGCTGGCACGCCACCGCCTGAGCATCCGCCGGCGCCTGACCTGCAACAGCTGGGGCGCCGTGGTCGGCATGGTGGCCGAAGGCGTGGGCTTTAGCTTCATGCCGCAGAAATGGGCCGAGGCCATGCAGGCGCGCGGCAAGCTGCAGATACTGCGGCGCGGCGGCGAGATGGCGCCGCTGCAATACACCGTGCAGTGGCGCCGCGACGATTCACGCCCGCTGATCGGCGAGATGCGCGAAATTATCAAGAGCGTGATCGACTTCCCCGCGCCGCGCTGCCTGTGA
- a CDS encoding transporter, with product MKTPYRFLLAALAAFPATGALACATCGCTLSADAAMGYSSEPGWQFNLDYSYINQNQLRSGTGRATAQQLVNAPSNPSLGGGEVENQTRNRYLTLGLTYRPDPDWSVSFLVPYVDRGHSTYGQQSQPYTPVTPDQLSSGTASGLGDVKVMGAYQGFLATRNLGVQFGVKLPTGSYGGMAADGSIVGHPAYFGSGGNSAGQPLDTSLQTGNGSTDLIVGGYYYQPVSQDFDAFVNGQFQAAVAHRLNQAGADFRPGNQTTVSFGLRYEADPALVPQLQVNISRKMADQGYLADTTDTAGTAAYLSPGATVALGQNLHGYAFLQLPVYRKLDGYQLAPKWTVSVGLSYSL from the coding sequence ATGAAAACCCCGTATCGCTTTCTTCTCGCGGCCCTGGCCGCTTTCCCCGCTACTGGCGCGCTGGCTTGCGCCACCTGCGGTTGCACGCTGAGTGCAGACGCGGCCATGGGCTATTCGTCTGAGCCGGGTTGGCAGTTCAATCTGGACTACAGCTACATCAACCAGAACCAGCTGCGCAGCGGCACGGGCAGGGCGACGGCGCAGCAGTTGGTGAATGCGCCGTCGAACCCGTCGCTGGGCGGTGGCGAGGTAGAGAACCAGACCCGCAACCGCTACCTGACCCTGGGCCTGACCTACCGGCCCGACCCGGACTGGAGCGTGAGCTTTCTGGTGCCCTATGTGGACCGCGGCCACAGCACCTATGGCCAGCAGAGCCAGCCCTACACGCCGGTGACGCCCGACCAGCTCAGCAGCGGCACGGCCTCTGGCCTGGGCGATGTGAAGGTGATGGGTGCCTACCAGGGCTTTCTGGCTACGCGCAATCTGGGGGTGCAGTTTGGCGTGAAGCTGCCTACTGGCAGCTACGGCGGCATGGCGGCCGATGGCTCCATCGTCGGGCACCCGGCCTACTTTGGTAGTGGCGGCAACTCGGCCGGCCAGCCGCTGGATACCAGCCTGCAGACCGGCAACGGCAGTACCGACCTGATCGTGGGCGGCTACTACTACCAGCCGGTGAGCCAGGACTTTGACGCCTTCGTCAACGGGCAATTCCAGGCGGCGGTGGCGCACCGGCTGAACCAGGCGGGTGCGGACTTCAGGCCCGGCAACCAGACGACGGTGAGCTTTGGCCTGCGCTACGAGGCTGACCCGGCGCTGGTGCCGCAACTGCAGGTGAACATCTCGCGCAAGATGGCCGACCAGGGCTACCTGGCCGACACCACCGATACCGCAGGCACCGCCGCCTACCTGAGCCCGGGCGCCACGGTGGCCCTGGGGCAGAACCTGCACGGCTACGCCTTTCTGCAATTACCGGTCTATCGCAAGCTGGATGGCTACCAACTGGCGCCCAAGTGGACCGTCTCGGTCGGCTTGAGTTATTCGCTGTGA
- a CDS encoding tripartite tricarboxylate transporter substrate binding protein, which produces MFFTTPHSRRAVLALALVAVCGGPAMAQSPVASTPITLVVGWPAGGPSDNVARTIAVRMSEALGQPIVIDNRAGAGGNIGSDLVARAKPDGNTIMLATVASHGLNSVLYAKLNYDPMKDFAPIGMITTSPSVLLVPVDSPIRSVRQLVDAARAQPGKLNYASGGVGSSQHLAGASFRKLAGVDIAHIPYKGTAPAMTDLMANRVDLILTTGAMSFIRSGKLRPLAVAAHQRLPALPDVPTFDEAGLKGFYTDSWYGLVAPAGTPRPILEKYNAALAAALRNPELQKQFMEQGSSAVKPMGVDEFWSFVQQQLPLAAEQVRASGAKAE; this is translated from the coding sequence ATGTTTTTCACCACACCCCATAGCCGCCGCGCAGTTCTGGCACTGGCCCTCGTCGCCGTCTGCGGTGGGCCCGCCATGGCCCAATCGCCGGTGGCTTCGACGCCCATCACCCTGGTCGTCGGCTGGCCGGCCGGCGGGCCGTCTGACAACGTGGCGCGGACGATTGCCGTGCGCATGTCCGAGGCGCTGGGCCAGCCCATCGTGATCGACAACCGCGCCGGCGCCGGCGGCAACATCGGCTCTGACCTGGTCGCGCGGGCCAAGCCTGACGGCAACACCATCATGCTGGCCACGGTGGCATCGCACGGGCTCAACTCGGTGCTCTACGCCAAGCTCAACTACGACCCGATGAAGGACTTTGCGCCCATCGGCATGATCACCACATCGCCCAGCGTGCTGCTGGTGCCAGTGGATTCACCGATCCGCTCGGTGCGCCAGCTCGTCGATGCGGCGCGCGCGCAACCGGGCAAGCTCAACTACGCCTCTGGCGGTGTTGGCTCCAGCCAGCATCTGGCGGGCGCCAGCTTCAGGAAGCTGGCCGGCGTGGACATTGCCCACATCCCCTACAAAGGCACGGCGCCGGCCATGACCGACCTGATGGCCAACCGGGTCGACCTGATATTGACGACAGGCGCCATGTCTTTCATCCGCTCGGGCAAGCTGCGGCCACTGGCCGTGGCCGCGCACCAGCGCCTGCCCGCGCTGCCCGACGTGCCCACCTTCGACGAGGCCGGCCTGAAGGGCTTCTACACCGACTCCTGGTACGGCCTGGTCGCCCCCGCGGGTACGCCACGGCCCATTCTTGAGAAGTACAACGCGGCCCTGGCGGCGGCGTTGCGCAACCCTGAACTACAGAAGCAGTTCATGGAGCAGGGCTCAAGCGCGGTCAAGCCCATGGGCGTCGACGAGTTCTGGAGCTTCGTGCAGCAGCAACTGCCGCTGGCGGCAGAGCAGGTGAGGGCGTCGGGGGCCAAGGCTGAGTGA